One part of the Xiphophorus maculatus strain JP 163 A chromosome 1, X_maculatus-5.0-male, whole genome shotgun sequence genome encodes these proteins:
- the LOC102221646 gene encoding polypeptide N-acetylgalactosaminyltransferase 6-like, whose amino-acid sequence MRLIRRRLSPLKLVLLGGTLFMVILVVLQRDVGSSNSGDPWLQDLAHKRDEVMVMVRNAVNNIGFQIGAPQPPPVQVQPTEDVKCPSGFYSQAELKPHLERPPQDPQSPGADGRAFVKDNMTPEEEKEKEEGMTRHCFNQFASDRISLSRNLGDDTRPPECVDRKFLHCPPLPTTSVIIVFHNEAWSTLLRTVYSVLHTSPAIMLKEIILVDDASTADHLKKKLELFVEQFKIVRVVRQPERKGLITARLLGASIATAEVLTFLDAHCECFHGWLEPLLARIVEEPTAVVSPEITTIDLNSFQFNKPVATNRAYNRGNFDWSLTFGWEPIPEEAKRLRKDETYPVKTPTFAGGLFSISKKYFEHIGTYDDKMEIWGGENVEMSFRVWQCGGQLEIIPCSVVGHVFRTKSPHTFPKGTEVITRNQVRLAEVWMDDFKKIFYRRNHNAAVMASEHKYGDISDRLNLRNRLQCKNFTWYLNTIYPEIFIPDLKPEKFGSIRNSGSGTCLDVGENNQGGKAVIMYQCHNMGGNQYFEYSSHKELRHNIGKQLCLHANDQSEPVKIELCQLKGRGTSLSPQQEWVFTEESLLKNPSSGRCLQLRGTQVQMDHCNAADPFQQWSFS is encoded by the exons ATGCGTCTGATACGCCGGCGTCTCTCTCCTCTGAAGCTAGTCCTCCTCGGGGGAACTCTTTTTATGGTGATCCTGGTGGTTCTCCAGAGGGACGTTGGCTCCTCAAACTCCGGAGACCCCTGGCTACAAGACCTGGCCCACAAACGGGACGAGGTTATGGTCATGGTGCGGAATGCTGTGAACAACATAGGCTTCCAGATTGGAGCTCCGCAGCCCCCGCCGGTGCAGGTGCAGCCCACGGAGGACGTCAAATGCCCCTCTGGATTTTACTCTCAGGCTGAGCTCAAACCTCACCTGGAGAGACCGCCGCAGGACCCTCAAAGCCCTGGGGCTGATGGGAGAGCGTTTGTGAAGGACAACATGACAcctgaggaggagaaggagaaggaggagggcATGACACGGCATTGCTTCAACCAGTTTGCCAGCGATCGGATCTCGCTCAGCCGCAATCTCGGGGATGACACAAGACCGCCGGA GTGTGTGGACAGGAAGTTTCTTCACTGCCCTCCTCTGCCCACCACCAGTGTCATCATTGTCTTCCACAACGAGGCCTGGTCCACGCTCCTCAGGACGGTCTACAGCGTCCTGCACACATCTCCCGCCATCATGCTGAAGGAGATCATCTTGGTTGACGATGCCAGCACTGCAG ACCACCTGAAGAAGAAGCTGGAGTTGTTTGTGGAGCAGTTTAAGATCGTCCGTGTTGTCAGGCAGCCAGAGAGGAAAGGCCTCATAACAGCCAGGCTGCTGGGAGCCAGCATTGCTACAGCTGAAGTGCTCACCTTCCTTGATGCGCACT GTGAGTGTTTTCACGGTTGGTTGGAGCCTCTCCTGGCCCGGATAGTTGAAGAACCCACCGCCGTAGTCAGCCCAGAGATCACCACTATTGACCTGAACTCCTTTCAGTTCAACAAACCTGTGGCCACCAACCGCGCGTACAACCGAGGGAACTTCGACTGGAGCCTCACGTTCGGCTGGGAGCCGATACCCGAGGAGGCAAAGAGGCTGCGCAAGGATGAGACCTACCCTGTAAA AACACCTACTTTTGCCGGAGGCCTTTTCTCAATCTCAAAGAAGTACTTTGAGCACATAGGAACATATGATGACAAGATGGAGATCTGGGGCGgggaaaatgtggaaatgtcCTTCAGG GTGTGGCAGTGTGGGGGTCAGCTGGAGATCATTCCCTGCTCGGTGGTGGGCCACGTTTTCCGCACCAAAAGTCCGCACACCTTCCCCAAGGGCACTGAGGTCATCACTCGCAACCAGGTGCGCCTGGCTGAAGTCTGGATGGATGATTTTAAGAAGATCTTCTATCGGCGCAACCACAACGCTGCAGTGATGGCCAGTGAG cATAAATATGGAGACATCTCTGATCGCCTCAACCTGAGGAACAGGCTTCAGTGCAAGAACTTCACCTGGTACCTGAACACCATCTACCCAGAGATCTTCATTCCTGACCTAAAGCCAGAAAAATTTGGATCA ATCAGAAACTCTGGATCTGGAACCTGCCTGGATGTTGGCGAGAACAACCAGGGGGGTAAAGCTGTGATCATGTACCAGTGTCACAACATGGGAGGAAACCAG TACTTTGAGTATTCGTCCCACAAAGAGCTGCGTCACAACATCGGGAAGCAGCTGTGTCTCCATGCCAACGATCAGTCAGAACCAGTGAAGATTGAGTTGTGCCAGCTGAAGGGGAGGGGGACCAGTTTGTCACCTCAGCAGGAATGGGTCTTTACAGAG